The stretch of DNA TACTGAACTCAAATTGTCAGAGCTTTTCAATACCACGGGTTGGAGATTTCACCACGCCATAAACTGCTCATTCTTACTGCTTCCTCAAACTTGTTATGTTCTAGAGCAGTTAACTAGGGATTTGAATGCTAAGCAGAGTTAAAAAGCCAAAATAATGCTTTGTGGTGGTGCCCTTTGCACAGAGAAGGGCAGTGTAACCGAAAATCTCCATGACTGTCCTGTTGTCCAAAGTGCAACAGCTACTGTTGCTTTACACGACATACTATGCATCTTACCCGAAGCACGGTACATTTAGTTGATTCGAAAAACTGCATTAACATTTCTATGTCTAAGTGACATTGCTTGCTTCACTCAACCACTTTAGATACAGCTGCGCATAGCAAGGCTACTACTGATAACTATGCTATGTGTTAGACCAATAGTAACTAAGCATTtcagtacagtagacactcctataacgtaaacaatCCGTTCCAAGAACGTTTACGTtgtagggaatttacgttatgagaacagtaaaatacatttaaattgcctaatctgttccaagatcttttcaaactcacccctttgttGGAAGAAAAATCTTCACTTAACTCTTTCAATTTGTaggctgtactgtaactgcagaattattggtttgcataaacgacttttctcctttttatgatcaatctcactagttttatagaccatgatcgCGGTAGATTTACAACAAGTTAatagggactgcacattttcgacgttcatttacaacgattcgCATGTTTTTTCTGAACAGCAGTCTATTCTGCATAGTAtgactaataacaaatattttgtacgtctacaataagacaaaacaacaaaaagtttttactataaaaaacagTTCTACCTGTTCGGCATCTATCTCTATCCTGGAGTCAAGGTTGGGATAAAAATCAtttttcgacgatactccaacttgtgacattaagactggtagatggacgctgtaacacctgaaCCAATTGATCACCTTTGTATTTATTAACgatgcgcagctatcctattcgccTTTTTGTTGACACATTTAATGATTTACAacaacgaactagaatgtcacaaACGTTATATATAACGATATACAGAAGGCGTCTTTTCTCTTGCGATTGCGGCGAAATAAACTCGAATTTGAAAACtcacccgacttgacactttacgttatatggaattttttatatCGTAGGAAGCAAAAACGTTACAGAAAGTTTACGatatctggaatttacattataggaagtatacgttataggagcgtctactgtgtTTCTTAATGCTAATTTTTTTGTCTGAAACTTGCAAATTTCCTCAGTATTTTGATCAGCAATTATAGACTCCAGTCAGTGAAAAGTCATTTACTGATTTTTCATCATCCTAAACTGAGATATAGGTTCTGAAATAAACATTGAAGTCAGCCACAGAAAACAACTTCCATAATAACACATTGTTTCTTACGAGAAAACAAGCTTGTACGATTGTTACACGCACGGTTGTCACGTGTGCAGTTGTCACACATGCATTTGTTGCACGCGCGGTTTTACACACGGTTGAGTTTCATTGTGCTCAAATTTGCTACAGGTACTAGCAGATTCAACACAGtttttttcattcaatttttaCTCATTACATAATGCAtttatgttacaatatattacatagtttattaattatttctacatAGCTACGCCATCAATTTTTTCTCTTTGGTCGCTTAAAAGGTTTGGTCTGCAATCGATTAGCCGATGGTCTTGTCTTACAAAAGGCCAGTGATAGTGTCAAGAAGGACATCAGATATAGTGTGACATCAGATATATGCATCTATACTTCATTCCTAACAATGAAACTAAATCATTTACTATGCTTTCTACAAGTCTGCCAGTCTACAAATTCTTTTGCTAGCAATCGCTTTTCCATGCTTAGCTGCAACATACAGATCTGACAACATGGCAACATGACATCTagtaaaagttttgctataTCTGCCtgagcttaaaggttgacttgcaacaaaattcacattacagttatttggtatcaaaagattcaccatgtcttactttgttgtgttgtaggtgccaaatatgtggaaatgtgattacaagctcttaaaagctcaaaaacgaaaagccgctgtagattggaatctctttatttatctgacgtagtcattacagtttgattatcgtcttgtcacgtgatgttttcacgtgaattgaaaggccaataaaaagctcaatataaaacttatcgtagcactagtttatgacaaacgcttcgggttttaccgaagaccccgtatcaaatatagatgctcgctactttacagttttgtttcggcattatctaatcgtcaaatcgtaatctgatcatgtgacccaatacttcacaaataatttttgcagcacttttcgattatcacaggtgaccaacaggctcgtcatgattatcagacaatgatatgtactccttcgagctaaggttaaaaagtttaacgaatttttatgttaagttataagatatcagtgctaaaagtgacagcattacaacgacgataaaacagacgcgtaagaacaatagacatggttttattgaatgcgtgaagtatatttatgaaaatattttttcgaatgaggttgcatgaaagtgtaaacagaaaccatcctgtacaactacgtcccatttgagccgttttggaaagggaatcctaactacggcggtctcgtgtgtctgcgattaactgttcgtttttttagcttttaagagcttgtaatcacattcccatatattttgcgcctacaacacaacatagtaagacatggtgaatcttatgataccaaataactgtaatgtgaattttgttgcaagtcaacctttaagggttATTACAGTCAGTTTGAGTACTGTAACAGTGTTTATTGCATTCATGATTGAGCAACATGGCTCGAATGCCCTTTGTCATGTACAAATATATCTGCAGGCGCAGTGTGTTCCATGACAATGATCAATAATGATCAGATGTTGGGTCTGGATCCGGAAGTGACATCGCCGATCAGTTCCCTTCTTATAGTAGGCAACAAAACATCAACTAGCAAACATGCGCTACCTTCACAGACTAAGCCAAACATCTGTCGGATCCCTGAGAGTGATCTCATGGCTAAGGTGAAAGCCTTCATTCCGACTATAGCTAAAAGCGAACAAGCAGAACCAGACCTTTCTAGACAAGATAGTCTGGTACAGCTCGTACCCATTTCTGACTCTGACAGCAATGATTCCGACAGCGAAAATGATGATGAAGATAATGGTGTTCACGTAGAAATGAGACTGGCGATGATGCCTGATATGTCTTCTGATAGCGAGGAGAGTTCTTGTCCGGAGCAGCCTTCACTCGGTGAAGTGACGGAAGATAATATTAAGCTACCGACTAACAAAAATATCAGGCAGACTCCGCCGTGCATAGAGGAGTTGAACTGATTCATAGAAAATGCATTATGTCTTCATATGTTCCTTTAAtatgtaaatgttatatatagtaGTTTTTATTGTTGTAGTTATTTTACAGTTATGTAATAGCTTTGTCTGGACATTCATTTTTTTGTGGTTCTGCTACAGCGTAAATATCTGTTTTGCTGCACTTTTTGATGATGCCATTAATGGACTATAACTGATTATTGTCAGTCTTAGAATTGTTGTCTGGTAAATATTCTACCAACAATCAATCTTTGTTCTAACAATCCAAAGCAATGGCTTTGTTTGATTTGGTTAAATGGGAAAGCAATGCTTTTTATCAGCTGGCTTCGCAGGGCCTTCGGCGGTTTCCTGTTGCCAGCTGATGTGGAAGATGGCTGCAGTGTGTGTGATCTACCATGCGCTGATGATGGTAGGTAAGTTATGTTATTGCTGATGTAATGCGTCAATGTTAGGAGAGTAGCAAGTTTGATCGCGTTACATGCAACCTTGAAACCAGCAGTGGTCTGTAACTGGTATTATAATGACAGGATTTTACAGCTGCTAGATTTTGCGATTAAAAGGTAACAGTGTGTTTTGAAATGTTATTTCTATTAATATAACCTAATATGTTTCGTTTGAGAAGCTGAGGTAGCCAAAGCTCTTAGCAAAGCCAGTTATCACTGGGACATTGGCAGGTGTGGCCTTGCCACCCCTTTTGTCCCTCATGTACAACTACTGCGAATCGTAAGGTTTATGAAAGActattttctttaaatttattaatcATTTAGTTGGAAGCGTTATAAACAGGTTAAAAGATCTGCTGAAGTTAGCATAAAATAATCATGTCTACCCGAATcttgattttcaaaaaatttactCGTTATCTATTATCTCATGTATCTACATGAGAACAGTTAGTTTGTTCTGGTAAAATTTGGTTTGATAGAGCGAATAGGTGATTACCTAAGGAGTAAATTGTAAGTAAAGACAGCTTGGGAATTACCAACATTACCTGAATGATTTTTTCCATAAGCCTATTTGCCGATTGATTTTACCAAAAATCTAATTTTTTGGTTAAAAAGCATTTTAGGCCAAATCCAATTAAAAATGCTCTGCTTTACACATAGCTTCTGCTCAATGCGACCATCTAAAAGAAGTAAAGCTCAAACAGTTGAGACATTGAACCCTAGATCACATGTGGATGCTGCTGTAACTGATGATAAGCAGAATATTGGCATGCATGCTTGTTACAAGGATAAAAAGGTAAGAAAGTTTTTTATAAGGCGTCATGACAATTTCTTCATTAGCTACGTTTGATTGGAATTTCCTTGCAAAATGACTCAATTTATGtcaaaaaattttgttacatCAATCAAAATTATTACTTCGCGTACCCTAATCGCTCACTCTGTATTCTCAGCTGAATAAAGTGAGCTTACAACCACAAATTCTTTAAATTAATTGCAATTCATTGCATAACTAAAAGGAAATTCTAGAATGAGTGAATATATGGATTACAAGAATAGGACAGAGATTTAAATTTAGCTGGAATTTTGAGcgacttttctaaaaggttTTTACAAATAGTGACCAATTGTTCTAGAATCCCAGTCCTGCTAAAGGGGTAGAGCTAAAAATTGGTGCGATATCTACTAGGGACTGTGATAGTCAACAAGAGAATTTGAACAAAGTTACTGGAGGCGGAGATGAGCCGTAAGTCATTGTTAACTTTGAGGTCTGAATACATTTTTCATCCTATGAAACAAAATCTCTATAAGCAGAGCCGAGTCATaagaatttataaaaattgatttaggatgtcataaaaatgtaaacttcgCAATGAGGTATactcatttatattatattaacagcattatattatactataattatataatagtaCTATAGATTTATAGTATAAACAACGTTATATTATCaatacattattaatatattgatatattaacaatacatTAATTAGCCAATGCTGCCGTTTTGATATCTGTTATACATCAATATTTCTATTACATAAATAACAAGTAACTTAATTTTTTATGATGAATTGGTTTCAAGCTCATGACTTAGTTGCAATATACTTATCAAGCTTTAATTttcttattttgtttaaatGGTAACGAAGTTCAAATATCTtccatatatttttaaattatgtctTATTCtgattgaaaattttttgattgtgcaacttttcaaatactgaaaattattatttcatgctacttgcaaatttacatttgatATTTCCTCTTTTACTACCAAAACTATTGTTAAcagttaaatattaaaattttatgactttttgcTGCAAATTGGAGTGGAAACTGATTAGATAGAAGCAATGTTTCTGCAAAGGAAATAATTTGAAGGCTGGAACAATACTACCAATAACAGTTTTCATGTGTTTTTAGGGATGCTCTAAAAACACATGAAAGTTCTATGCTCTAAAGTTCTATGTTTTCTTCAGTCAATTTCAAATAAATCAAAGCGCTGATGCCTTCAATGTAGGGAATTAGCCTTGAAAGATTAAGCTTTGCCTAAAACAGCAATCACTTTGAAACTTACTGTAATCAAGATAATTCTTTTTTTGTGTTAGTGAAACTGTGACAGAAGAAATAATAGAGCAGTCGTCTTCCCTTTCCAAAGATGATAACTTGTCCAAGTCTTCCTCCCCACAGATTGATTGTCAATTGTGAGTTTTCAATGgtaaacaaattaaaagagggtgatttttaatcttttatatacatatttttctcCAAAACAAGCTAATTTTGAGAAAATTATTTGTGttatttatgttatttatattattgctgttatttatgttatttatattatttctgttatttatattatttctgttatttcCACTATTTATGTTATCTTAattatttatagtttttatattatttatgttactcataatatttgttatttatattatttctgttatttatattatttacacttatgttttttatgttatttatggtttttatattatttatgttgtttatggtatttatattatttatgttatttatattattgtatttatattatttatgttatttatattatttacaatCGTAAATtgatttaaagataaacttcacaaaattttagtagattttatcagaaagtactagtattttttatcatttgcaattgtttttggtgtttgaagtgaactgactaccaggatgttttaaagttgaatttgacaaaacttgatcgcgattaaaacgctcagaagagcAATATGTGtcgaaatgacgtcactagttacGCGGTTGCCTTTTTCTCTCATTAATATCAGCTGTTGCATTCAAGATGCAGTGTTATGCGTCTCTGTACTGTCAGTTTCTTTACActtatagatgtcataatcgcactttcgcttgatttgAGCCTTTTAACTATGATTAAGTTTTGTTGattgtaatcttgaaacatcctggcagtcaaaccACCTCAAATATCAAGAACAATCGcagatgataaaaaatactgatattttttgataaaatctaccaaaattctgtgtaagttcatttttaaaaagaaagaaATGATTGCTCCTCCCATCACTGTCTtcatattatagtaatgattgtttatctttttactagtgtttgcTTATTCAACTGGCACCATGTTCTTTATCTTCACTTTATTACTGAGACATCATGCAGCTCTTGGAAGCATCCAGCCTTGAGTACAGACCATCTACACTGATGAACTGTAGCAATGATTCCGTGTTGATGCAGaatagtatatattttattatcactAATCATATCTTGGAAAACAGTTCTGTATAATAATATGTCATgagcaaacaaaatatttacattttcgATATGTATATGAACTCCATTTCCATCACTTGCGAAAATAATCCAACATTGAATATATTTTGTGCAGGTGAACAACATCACCGATGAGAAAGCGGGCTGCAAcataacaatattgtttaattaTAATTGCTATCAGTATTTAATTGatatgtaattaattattttacacCAACTATACTTCATAAGCTGTTTTGGTATAGAGTTATGACTTGTACTCGAACATCACTTCCGCTTCTTATAGGCCCCTGACTGCTAGTCATAGAATAGCGTCAGACACAGATATGAACCTGCAGACTGACAAATCAGATGACCACATTAGCTGCGGCTCTGCAGAAAGCAAAACTCCGTCTGTTTCCGAGTCTATAAGTCACTTGAACCTCCTCCCTAGTTCTTCACTGAGGTCACTAAGTGTTGGTTCCTTTGCTCATGACGAAGAGAAAGTAGAAGACCAAAGtaccaaaagtattttaacACTTCGGTTTGTTGTCAACGATGACGAGCAGTTTAAACAGGTCTCATCCGAAACGCAATCGGAATCCGATTCTGATCGAACTGTAGAAATAGCAATAAGATACAGAGTTATTGATGAATCAGAACACCTCGTTGTAAACAAGCCAGAGGAGACTAAATTAGAGAGGACCGGTGAGATTGGGAAAACCGAACTTTTCATCTTAGATGAGGCCAATGTTACAGATTCGACAGCTTGCCAAACAGCCGAGATTCCTCAAGAAGCCTCTGGTACAACTGTAACATCCTGCGAGGCACCTGACGTAGCTAAAGAAGGCAATACTATAGATTTGGCATCCTGCCAGACAGCTGACACTGAAGTTATTAAAGAAGGTCCAGAGACCGCAAATAACACCAGGGATGTCTGTGAAGtatgcacttacatgtatatattactttgtattATCTGTTATAGAAACTATCGATTGACATCAGAAAATAATCATTCCAACGTCTATTGTTTATATGAATATGCATTTATATCATACAGAGAGTTGACTCCGCCAGTAAAAATGGGGACCCACTAGTGCCTACTCCTGAAGAAGTGTCTGTGGAGGAGGCAACTGCTGAGAAATGTGCAGGTTGGTTAACACACTTCATTAAAAATAGCTATAGTGCgatgaaaaatttattttatattatgttttttcaACGACTACTATTATTTGATCTTTTCAAACGGTGACTTAGTTGTTGAGCTGTTGAACAAATAATCTTGGCATGATTTTGTCTGACCATTGATCATATGTTTGTAAATACCAAAACacctttttaatatatatatatggcaggTCTCATAGGCTTCTGGCCATCACTTTCAAAGCGTAGGAAGATTTACACCTTTTTTATGGTGTTTTGTGAACTTTAGCTATAAGATTTTTTAGATAAAAGCGTCTCTCCCGCCAGTAGTCATGGAAAAAGGCCTCGCAGATCACGATCTCTTACATTAGCCAACCGAAAGCATTGTCATACAACACGGAGAAGTGCCAGCGCCTCTCCTGAACAAGATTGTAAGATTCTTATTTTAGAGCTGACACTTTTAGGAAATGTtactttatcatttttatcaccTGCCTATAAGAGTCATTGATACTTTATGTGGTGATATAAGGCACCCTTTGATTGATAGGAACAGAAAGCTATGCAAATATTTATAAGTTTATTAGCATCATAATCATGCATTACGtttactaagtttccatacagctataGTGTGGTGACATCTGGGGGCACCAGTGCCAAAGCCCAACCCTGGGCCGACGTGTAGACCATATTTCCATATAGCTCTATAGTAGAGCGATGATTCAGTGATGCTCTATGTCAAGGTTGTATCTGTAAGGAAAGAAAGTCCTACGCACACACGCAAGTATGACGCCATTGGTCGCTAAGGCTgtttccatggcacaaagatggcgcATCGTGCGAGTGTTTACCTTccaaacagcgacactgaatcacGGCAGAATGAAAGCAACACGACTAtttccatgatggcattgcagtgCCACATGGCAAATGtcgctgtatggaaacttacTAGATGTTTAtgattagttgtcatgctattAGCTTCATACAAATTTGTTGGCTCATCTGTTAGGATGCATCACAGTGCGTATTTAATACTGATAGCTTTTAATTCTGCCATATGTTCCAGCATCTCGCAGCAGCTCCAGCTATGTAACTGCAAGGGATCGTAGCCTTGAATACGTGCGTGATGAGGAGTTCTTTGACAAGACCAATCAAAATACAGAATGGATTAAAAAGTTGGCTGTAAGCAATCTATAGAGTTTTTCTTGTTGGATGGTATGCCTCAGTGCTGAGTGGAAAATATTTGTTAGAGTGGGCGCTGCGTATGAAGCTACGCATGGAGTGTGGGGTGCTACGCATGGAGTTTGGGGTGCTACGCATGGAGTGTCAGTGGTGCTACGCATGGTGTGTGGTGCTACGCATGGTGTGTGTGGTGCTACGCATGGTGTGTGTGGTGCTACGCATGGTGTGTGTGGTGCTACGCATGGTGTGTGGGGTGCTACGCATGGTGTGTGGGGTGCTACGCATGGTGTGTGTGGTGCTACGCATGGTGTGTGTGGTGCTACGCATGGTGTGTGTGGTGCTACGCATGGTGTGTGTGGTGCTACGCATGGTGTGTGGTGCTACGCATGGTGTGTAGTGCATCTAGGGTAGCTTGTATGGGCCTAAGATGGATATGTTGAGTTGTTTGCCATACTGTAGATAACGTATGTGATGATATGCATAATATACGTTGGCTAGGCTGCTTAAATGGTGCTGTGTAACCATGGGTGTTGCTATGCGCAACGTGTTCTGCTGTGGAATATGCATTGCTCACAATCTATGTAATACACAGGCTGATGAGTGTGatgcatagacctattaactatacgtgtaattaataggtctatggtgtGGTGTTACAATTGAATGTATTTAGATGTTCACCCCTACTCGTATACTCTGGTGTTGTAGCTGTACTCTAACATGCACCGTAACAGTGAAGCAACCATTGTGTTGCTCATATCAACAAAGCAGCTTGTTATGTGTTGAGAAACTTCAGTTTTGTTTTAGCAAGTAATAAGTCAGCATTGATTTTCTTCTGCAGTTGAGTAAACCGATAGAAGACTTCAAGAGACCACTAACAAAGAGAGCACCACCATTGAAAAAGGGCCCGATGCAAGCCACATTATCAGGACAGCAGATGTGCTCCCTTGTGGCTTTGCAGCAAGAAATGGAACCTAAAGCAATTAAATCGCGCTACAACTATCGACCAAAAAAATCATGAGAGATATTTGTTTGTGAAGTCATTATATTCATAAATGGTTCAATGTAGTCTATAGTCAAGGCCAGATATGGTAAATAGTATACAAAATAAAGAATATCATATATAACCCCTTTGGATTCATATATTCACCTAAAACAGTGAGATTTGTGTATATACCCATGGCTGTGAGCAGCATATTACAATGACTGTGCATAAATGAGATTTAATACCAAATATGCATTGCGAAAGAGCTGAAAAAATAGAGATGCGGAGGGTACAGGCAGGTGAGCGTTTAGTCAGTAGCGCAGATATACGCCCGCCATGTTTAATCAACCTTAGGCTAAGGTATAATCATGCTTATTCCTATATCTAACCTTGTAGGATAACTGAAGAAATCCTACAAACATTTAGTAATGTTGTTTGACATCCTTATGCAGATCACTGCTGGTCCCTGACACCAGTACACTTATAATAGTGCCATGCGGATGAGCACTGCTTGACTATGTGCCTGAGAGTCAACACAGTCGGTCATTGCACTATTAtatagtataaaaatatattgatagtGTTAGATAATTATGGGTATACCGAGTAGGTGGAATGGCATGTTACTAGGGAGGTAGCATTCCCACCCCGTCTTTCTGACAGTAAAGTTCTTTAAGACTTTTCAACTCCTCTATCAGTGCCTTATTTTGATTCTCTAATACAGCCACACGGTTCTCAAGACACTTCACGTACTCTTTCTTTTTCCTTCTGCACTCTTTCGCTGCCTCTCTACAAGTCAGTCAGACGCATCAGGGCATATGGTCAACACGACAGAAATACAACTAGACAATTCAACAGTAACAGGAATATTCCAAAATGCATAGAATATTTGCATGCAGCTAGCTGTATACTAATGGAAAATGAATTTGGTGATAGATTTTCAGCAACAAGTGTACATAGACAAAACTGGTACAG from Watersipora subatra chromosome 2, tzWatSuba1.1, whole genome shotgun sequence encodes:
- the LOC137387491 gene encoding uncharacterized protein; the encoded protein is MTVLLSKVQQLLLLYTTYYASYPKHGAVCSMTMINNDQMLGLDPEVTSPISSLLIVGNKTSTSKHALPSQTKPNICRIPESDLMAKVKAFIPTIAKSEQAEPDLSRQDSLVQLVPISDSDSNDSDSENDDEDNGVHVEMRLAMMPDMSSDSEESSCPEQPSLGEVTEDNIKLPTNKNIRQTPPCIEELN
- the LOC137388851 gene encoding uncharacterized protein isoform X2: MRPSKRSKAQTVETLNPRSHVDAAVTDDKQNIGMHACYKDKKNPSPAKGVELKIGAISTRDCDSQQENLNKVTGGGDEPPLTASHRIASDTDMNLQTDKSDDHISCGSAESKTPSVSESISHLNLLPSSSLRSLSVGSFAHDEEKVEDQSTKSILTLRFVVNDDEQFKQVSSETQSESDSDRTVEIAIRYRVIDESEHLVVNKPEETKLERTGEIGKTELFILDEANVTDSTACQTAEIPQEASGTTVTSCEAPDVAKEGNTIDLASCQTADTEVIKEGPETANNTRDVCERVDSASKNGDPLVPTPEEVSVEEATAEKCADKSVSPASSHGKRPRRSRSLTLANRKHCHTTRRSASASPEQDSSRSSSSYVTARDRSLEYVRDEEFFDKTNQNTEWIKKLALSKPIEDFKRPLTKRAPPLKKGPMQATLSGQQMCSLVALQQEMEPKAIKSRYNYRPKKS
- the LOC137388851 gene encoding uncharacterized protein isoform X1 — its product is MRPSKRSKAQTVETLNPRSHVDAAVTDDKQNIGMHACYKDKKNPSPAKGVELKIGAISTRDCDSQQENLNKVTGGGDEPETVTEEIIEQSSSLSKDDNLSKSSSPQIDCQLPLTASHRIASDTDMNLQTDKSDDHISCGSAESKTPSVSESISHLNLLPSSSLRSLSVGSFAHDEEKVEDQSTKSILTLRFVVNDDEQFKQVSSETQSESDSDRTVEIAIRYRVIDESEHLVVNKPEETKLERTGEIGKTELFILDEANVTDSTACQTAEIPQEASGTTVTSCEAPDVAKEGNTIDLASCQTADTEVIKEGPETANNTRDVCERVDSASKNGDPLVPTPEEVSVEEATAEKCADKSVSPASSHGKRPRRSRSLTLANRKHCHTTRRSASASPEQDSSRSSSSYVTARDRSLEYVRDEEFFDKTNQNTEWIKKLALSKPIEDFKRPLTKRAPPLKKGPMQATLSGQQMCSLVALQQEMEPKAIKSRYNYRPKKS